The Microbacterium sp. LWH7-1.2 genome window below encodes:
- a CDS encoding aldo/keto reductase: MQQRALGRTGRSVSAIGLGTWQLGADWGAVTEEDATAVLAASVDEGVTLFDTADVYGDGRSESLIGRFLTARPGHGITVATKMGRRLAQEPENYTPENFRAWTDRSRANLGVDTLDLVQLHCPPTAVIDDGATYDALDELVADGAIAAYGVSVETTAQALAAIARPNVTNVQIIFNPFRLKPLDEVLPAAEASGVAIFARVPLASGLLSGKYTATTTFAADDHRTYNRHGEAFDRGETFSGVDFETGVRAAGELAGTLPAGVSLPAATLAWIASRPGVTSVIPGARNVRQAEANAAAAALLDSALEDPGFDLAAFDRVVHDVYDRDLRAAIHPLW, from the coding sequence ATGCAGCAGCGCGCACTCGGCCGCACCGGACGCTCGGTCTCGGCCATCGGCCTCGGAACCTGGCAGCTCGGCGCCGACTGGGGCGCGGTCACGGAGGAGGACGCGACCGCGGTGCTCGCAGCATCCGTCGACGAAGGCGTCACCCTCTTCGACACCGCCGACGTCTACGGTGACGGGCGCAGCGAGTCGCTCATCGGCCGGTTCCTCACCGCCCGGCCCGGCCACGGCATCACGGTCGCGACGAAGATGGGGCGGCGCCTCGCGCAGGAGCCCGAGAACTACACGCCTGAGAACTTCCGCGCGTGGACCGACCGCTCCCGCGCCAACCTCGGAGTCGACACGCTCGACCTGGTGCAGCTGCACTGCCCGCCGACCGCGGTCATCGACGACGGTGCCACGTACGACGCGCTCGACGAGCTCGTCGCCGACGGCGCGATCGCGGCGTACGGCGTCTCGGTCGAGACGACCGCACAGGCCCTCGCGGCGATCGCCCGCCCGAACGTGACGAACGTGCAGATCATCTTCAATCCGTTCCGCCTCAAGCCTCTCGATGAGGTGCTGCCCGCCGCCGAGGCGTCCGGTGTCGCGATCTTCGCGCGTGTGCCCCTGGCGTCGGGCCTGCTGTCGGGCAAGTACACAGCGACCACGACGTTCGCCGCGGACGACCACCGCACCTACAACCGCCACGGCGAGGCGTTCGACCGCGGCGAGACGTTCTCGGGCGTCGACTTCGAGACCGGCGTCCGGGCGGCGGGCGAGCTCGCCGGAACCCTCCCCGCCGGCGTGTCGCTCCCCGCCGCCACGCTCGCCTGGATCGCCTCGCGCCCCGGCGTCACGAGTGTCATCCCCGGCGCGCGCAACGTGCGGCAGGCCGAGGCCAACGCCGCTGCGGCCGCTCTGCTCGACAGCGCTCTCGAAGATCCCGGCTTCGACCTCGCGGCGTTCGACCGCGTGGTGCACGACGTCTACGACCGCGACCTTCGCGCGGCGATCCACCCGCTCTGGTGA
- a CDS encoding FUSC family protein, with translation MTAERTPTLRRAASYTARLAQQPRLLLAIKTSLAAVLAWYLAPLIPFLDDQYSYYAPLGALVTMYPTVARSARVGFQVLVGLAVGIGLGLSGVAALRLGVPGGVVLGTVIGVGVLLGGVRLLGDGGDWAPLAALFVLLIGGATDPEEFSVSYLGTTAFGVIVGIVVNLLVVPPLYLRRASERLSALRDTVTRVLDDAADAVTEERIGADRFESAMRTLAETRETVTAEVDEAEESARANPRRRRHRGEREENSRRMAALDRTAFLTQELIDLLLELQAADDASLAEEVRDELAGAIRSTADLVATPLGDPDAPQRLREAGDALADYQRALGMPRPGTRAEIATGAAMELCLRRIIDVSRPFV, from the coding sequence TTGACCGCCGAGCGCACCCCGACCCTGCGCCGCGCCGCCTCGTACACGGCGCGCCTCGCCCAGCAGCCGAGACTGCTGCTGGCCATCAAGACGTCGCTCGCGGCCGTGCTGGCGTGGTACCTGGCGCCGCTCATTCCCTTCCTCGACGACCAGTACTCCTACTACGCGCCGCTCGGCGCCCTCGTCACGATGTACCCGACGGTGGCCCGCTCCGCCCGGGTGGGCTTTCAGGTGCTGGTCGGCCTCGCGGTGGGCATCGGGCTCGGGCTCTCGGGCGTCGCTGCGCTGCGTCTCGGTGTGCCGGGCGGCGTGGTGCTGGGCACGGTGATCGGCGTCGGCGTGCTGCTGGGCGGAGTGCGACTGCTCGGGGACGGCGGGGATTGGGCGCCACTGGCCGCGCTGTTCGTGCTCCTCATCGGGGGCGCCACCGACCCCGAGGAGTTCTCGGTCTCGTACCTCGGCACGACCGCATTCGGAGTGATCGTCGGGATCGTCGTCAACCTCCTCGTCGTGCCGCCGCTGTACCTGCGCAGGGCGAGCGAACGACTCTCGGCGCTGCGCGACACCGTGACCCGGGTGCTGGACGACGCGGCGGACGCCGTGACCGAAGAGCGCATCGGCGCCGACCGGTTCGAGTCGGCGATGCGCACCCTCGCCGAGACACGCGAGACCGTCACCGCGGAGGTCGACGAGGCGGAGGAGAGCGCTCGAGCGAATCCCCGTCGCCGCCGCCACCGCGGCGAGCGCGAGGAGAACTCACGCCGCATGGCGGCGCTCGACCGCACGGCCTTCCTCACCCAGGAGCTCATCGACCTCCTGCTCGAGTTGCAAGCGGCCGACGACGCGTCGCTCGCGGAGGAGGTCCGCGACGAGCTGGCCGGCGCGATCAGGAGCACCGCCGACCTCGTCGCGACCCCGCTCGGCGACCCGGACGCTCCGCAACGGCTCCGTGAAGCGGGCGATGCCCTGGCGGACTACCAGCGGGCGCTCGGCATGCCCCGGCCCGGGACACGCGCGGAGATCGCGACGGGCGCGGCGATGGAGCTGTGCCTGCGGCGCATCATCGACGTGTCCCGGCCCTTCGTGTGA